A stretch of DNA from Candidatus Gastranaerophilales bacterium:
TGCAAAGCTTACACGATTGGTATTTAGCGGATTCCAAACACCACTCTATAGGTTTTTTCCAGATAGGCGGCGGAATAGCCGGTGATTTCCCTATTTGTGTCGTACCTATGCTACATCAGGATCTGGAAAAAGATGCAAGGTTATGGGGATATTTCGCCCAAATAAGTGATTCTACGACAAGTTACGGCTCATATAGCGGCGCGGTACCGAATGAAAAAATCACATGGGGCAAACTGGCAAAAGATACCCCGTCTTTTATAATTGAATCTGATGCCACTATCGTCGCCCCGTTAATATTTGCTTACGTATTGGATAAATAAACCCGAAGATAACATAGTTGCAGCGGATGATGAACAATGCGCAGCTGCACGAAAAAATCAAGTTCTATAAAAATACCGCATGCGTCCATTCCTGCCGAACAAAGAAAATTAATCGGTATAAACGATAATTTAATCAGGTTATCAGTTGGCATTGAAGATATAAAAGACTTAATATCTGACCTGGATTATGCGCTGGAGCGCTTATAGATTATTTTTCCGCAATTATAAAAGAATGAAAAGGCAATCAATCATTCATTTGTTTCATTTTATCCGTTATATCTGTCGGATTATAATAAAACGTCCTCGGATGAGTTGAATAGATATAATCTTCCTTTACAGGCAGCTCTGTATTGTAATATTTATTTAATATTTTTCTTATCACAGTAACAGGTGTCATACTATCGTAAAAATCATCATAGTTTTTATCATAGGTATAAATTGCTTCCAAATTCCCCATCCTAAAATCAAATGCGGATTCAAATGATAAAGGATATAATTCTAAAGAATGGTCAGATAAAATTAATATTATAACTTTTCTGTCTTTAGCCAGTATTTTATCGACAATCGGTTCTATTTGTTTATTTATGTACAAAATTTGACCTGTCAAAAGCTCTTTATCAAGAAAGCCATTCTCCATATTTTTATTATCTTCTTTGGGAAGATTACCTTTTTCATCAAACACGAAAGGGAAATGAGGTGAAAGAATATGAGCAAAAACAAATTTAGGCTCATCTCCATTTTGTGCTGCTGCATCATCTAAATCCTTAAATGCTTTTAATATTTTTTCTCTGGCTGTGTAATCAACCTTTACGAACTTGGATAAAGCAGAAGTTGAAAGAAGAATATTTTTTAAAGATAAACTTTTCATCTCTTCAGAATTGTATATAACATCAGCAAGGGTCATCTTTGATGAAATCATATTATGAGAATTTATCATAAAAATTTTGTAATTATTTTTGTGCAGGAGTTTCGTCAGTGCATTATTGTTATATTTATTTTCCATGTTGTTTAAGTATTCTAATTGGTTTGGAGTTTCCATATTCAAATCATCCAAATAAGAAAAATTAAGCATACTGGGCAAAGATTGGAATGTGCAAAAATAATTGGCATAACTTTTTCTAGCCACGTAAAAGCCTTTTGCTTCAAGACCTCTTAAAAATTCTTCATTTGAAAAATTAAAATATTTTTTTAATTTTTCACCATTTGGATAAGCATCCAGGATAATGAAATAAAAATCAGGCAGTTCTTTAGAAGTAGCTAAAACCTTTTTATTTATTTGAGATTTTTGCATATTTTGATTAATGCTTATATTTTTTACGATAAAAGTATAAATATCAGTAATACTTGTGATTATTAGCAAAGTACATAATATGTAAATTGCAAATGAAACGGTTTTAAAGAACTTTTCTGATTGACCGTAGCATACAAATCCCAAAGCCACAAATATACATATACACAATTGTTCAGCATACCCAAAATGCAAAGTCCCAATAAAATTTGTAATAAATCTGCAGGCAAAAAAGTATCCTATTGCACAACATAGAATGAAAAAGGTATCTCTTTGTGAGTAAATTCTTGAAAAAAGAAAGTATAAAACAGTCCATATAGCTAATAATACAAATGCTACAAGCACAAATTCGGAAAAACTCATTTCAAACATATTTCTAAGATATAAAAATGTAGGATAGTATAATGTAAATAAGACCCCGGGTAAAAAATATTTAACGTTAAAACTTTCCTGTTCTTTCTTTAGATATTTATTTATTGATATGTAAATGAAACCTAAAACAACCACCAGTGCCAATAATATTTTTAAGGTATTTACCAGTATACAAACTATAGGATAAGTTTTAAAAACCGAGTAGTTTAAACTGAAGTTTGATATTTTGCCGTCAAATGGTCTTGTTTCATCATAACCCTGCCCAATAATAACATTATTGAACTGCCAAAAATCTTCATGATAATTAGTTTTTCTTTCAATGTTATTTACAAAAATTGTAAGAGGTTTGTTGATTTTTTTTATAATTTTTATTTTATAATCCAGATTTTTAAGAGGTAAATTCAAGCCTTTTTTAATGTTTTTACCATCATTAAAAGCTAAAGACTTACCCCAAAGTGTGTCATTTCCTCCTTTCGCCAACAGAGCTGCATTAGTGCGAGAAAACTCCATTCTTATTCCGTTGTTATAATCAGCCGTTTGAAATACATTGGAATAATCCCTTTTTAAATCATATATCCGAAAATCGAAACTGATTTCAATTTCTTTTTTTAGATTTAAGCCATTAAAATCATCAAAGGAAAAAACTTTCGGCGTTTTTAATTCTTTATTTGAGGAAAGACTATCGTAACTTATATTGCTTATTTTTTTTGAATAAACGGGTATGTACTCGAATAAATCACCAAAGATGATAAGAACAAAAAGGAGAATAAAGGACGTAAAAGTTATCTTATTAATATTTTTTTTCAAATAGTTTACAATTGCCCTTCGGTTTTCAAATATTGGCACTAAAAGACAAAGCATAACTAAAAAAGCCAGAAAGCCTTTTATGCATAATAAAATATTGTTGATTAAATAGGAATATTTATAAACCTTATATTTTAGATTAAAGTCTTTTATCTTACCATCAAATGTCCTTGTATTATCAAATCCTTCTCCTATAACTATTTTATTAATATCCCAAAGATTTTCATCAACAGAATCACTTACAAGTTCATCGTCAAAAATTATTTTAAAGGGTTGGTCTGGTTTTTTTGTTATTTTAACAGAATGATATGTGTTTTTATCTTTGATGTTAAACGGAATAGCAAAAAGAGCGCCATTATCCCTTTGCATAACGATAGCAGCTGTATCCGATGAAAATTCCAGCCTTATGCCATCATTATTATCGGCAGTTTGAAATAAATTAGTATAGGGTCTTTTTAAATCAAAATTGGCAGGAGAAGAAATCTTAGTCAATAAATAAGCTAACTCTTTAAAATTCTTTGAGGAAATTACGGAACGATTAAACAGTCTTTTGGGCAAAAAATAAAATAGAACCAATATTCAGGAGAAATTGTATCTGACAGAGAAAACCCCGTATTTTAAAAGTGTTTTTAAATACGGGGAAGGTTTACCACATAAGAAAATTATTTTTATTCGAAATCTTGTCCTTATTGTCTTGCTACCTTAGCACCGGATAGATTTTCGGCGGGCTCGTACTCTACGGCATTATCAAAACCTATACGTTTTTTGGAAAGGTTTCTACCCATATCACCGTCAGTCAGAGCCTGTTGTGCCTTGAATTTTTCCAACGCTTTTTCAAAGTCTGAAGTTTCAATCAGTAAACTTTGAATATCCTTATCTTTGAAAATTCCTTTTTCCATTTTTTCAAAGATATGCGCTCTTTCAAAAGCTTCCTGTTTTGCATCAAAAACCAACTTGGAAATATCAGCACCGTTCACTGAACTCCCGAAAAGTTTTTTGGCAAATGCTTCCTGATTAAAATCAGGTGAAACTTTTATGTGGGATTTCGAGGAATGAATTCCAAGGATTTTTTTGCAGCCTTCAAGTGTCGGTTTAGCAACAGCAATAAAATCTCCGAACCTGCCCGACCTTTTTATGGCGTCATCAAGCAGTCCAATTTTGTTGGTAGCTGTTACGACAAAAACTTTATCATTGCTTTTTTCAAGGTCGCTCATCAAAGTCAAAAGCTGGTTAACCACTTTATTATCATATCTACCCGTGCTTGAACCATCTCTCATTCTTGCCACGGCATCAAATTCGTCAATAAACAAGATACTTGGCTGATTATCTTTGGCTTCTTCAAATAATGCCCTCCAGTTAGCTTCTGTTTCACCAACCCACTTAGATTCCATTTCAAGCCCGTTTAACTTGATAATATGAGCGTCCGCTTCATTAGCCAAAGCTTCCGCCATAAGAGTTTTCCCGGTGCCGGGCCCGCCTGTAAGAATTATCCCTCTTGGAGAACCTTGCATCGGATAAGCCGCAGGATATTGCATAGGATACAAAATCCGTTTTTTCAACTGCCCTATAGCTTCGTCCTGTCCTCCTACATCAGCAAAAGTGATTTTTTTGACTACTTCTTCTTTTATCCCTTTCTCCGCAACAAGGCTAAGGTGCTTACTATTTAAATTTGAAATGGCTTTTTTATCGTAATTGGAAAAATCAAAAAGCCGTAATTGGGCTTTTTTAATGTCATCTATATTTTTTTCTGCTTCTTTAAAAACTTTAAACATTGAATTATTAGCAAGGATAACACTATCAATGTGTGTAAGGTAGGCGCTCTGACTTTTTTTAAGCACATAAGCCTGACTTGATTCTCTCACTTTTAAAAGAATAGGCAGCTTGTCTAAATTTATTATTTCATAAAGTCTATTCGGATTCTCATGAATAGCAAACGAACCCGATAAACTTGGGTCTTCAATGAAAAATATTCTTTTTATAACTTTATTTATCCCTTCAATTGATTCCAAAAGGGATTTTTTAGCAGAGGACAAACTCTTGCCTACCAATATAAGATCCTCCGCCGTAAGCCCATGTAATGCCGCAGAAATCCTCTTTTCCAACGGCGGTAAAATCGGGACGAGCGCTCCGCCGAAAGATACATTACTACTTTTAACCAATAATTTCTGATAATGTGTATCAACAAGGTTCAAATTGTTTGGTGCATAATTTTGTTCGTGTTTGGTTATTTTTTTATTAGAAATCACATTATCCGTATAGGGTGTAAAATGTTTTGTTTGTAAGTTATGAATAGCAATATTCATTTAATATTTCTCCTTTAAATAGCTTAAAAATACTCGTTCCGTGTACAAAAATTGCACTACAAACAACTCTTCTAGCCAAAAAGTTTTAGTAAAAGAGCGACTAGATATGATAACCTTCTTTTAATCCGTA
This window harbors:
- a CDS encoding PLP-dependent transferase — protein: MRSCTKKSSSIKIPHASIPAEQRKLIGINDNLIRLSVGIEDIKDLISDLDYALERL
- a CDS encoding sulfatase-like hydrolase/transferase — encoded protein: MKKNINKITFTSFILLFVLIIFGDLFEYIPVYSKKISNISYDSLSSNKELKTPKVFSFDDFNGLNLKKEIEISFDFRIYDLKRDYSNVFQTADYNNGIRMEFSRTNAALLAKGGNDTLWGKSLAFNDGKNIKKGLNLPLKNLDYKIKIIKKINKPLTIFVNNIERKTNYHEDFWQFNNVIIGQGYDETRPFDGKISNFSLNYSVFKTYPIVCILVNTLKILLALVVVLGFIYISINKYLKKEQESFNVKYFLPGVLFTLYYPTFLYLRNMFEMSFSEFVLVAFVLLAIWTVLYFLFSRIYSQRDTFFILCCAIGYFFACRFITNFIGTLHFGYAEQLCICIFVALGFVCYGQSEKFFKTVSFAIYILCTLLIITSITDIYTFIVKNISINQNMQKSQINKKVLATSKELPDFYFIILDAYPNGEKLKKYFNFSNEEFLRGLEAKGFYVARKSYANYFCTFQSLPSMLNFSYLDDLNMETPNQLEYLNNMENKYNNNALTKLLHKNNYKIFMINSHNMISSKMTLADVIYNSEEMKSLSLKNILLSTSALSKFVKVDYTAREKILKAFKDLDDAAAQNGDEPKFVFAHILSPHFPFVFDEKGNLPKEDNKNMENGFLDKELLTGQILYINKQIEPIVDKILAKDRKVIILILSDHSLELYPLSFESAFDFRMGNLEAIYTYDKNYDDFYDSMTPVTVIRKILNKYYNTELPVKEDYIYSTHPRTFYYNPTDITDKMKQMND
- a CDS encoding ATP-binding protein, whose amino-acid sequence is MNIAIHNLQTKHFTPYTDNVISNKKITKHEQNYAPNNLNLVDTHYQKLLVKSSNVSFGGALVPILPPLEKRISAALHGLTAEDLILVGKSLSSAKKSLLESIEGINKVIKRIFFIEDPSLSGSFAIHENPNRLYEIINLDKLPILLKVRESSQAYVLKKSQSAYLTHIDSVILANNSMFKVFKEAEKNIDDIKKAQLRLFDFSNYDKKAISNLNSKHLSLVAEKGIKEEVVKKITFADVGGQDEAIGQLKKRILYPMQYPAAYPMQGSPRGIILTGGPGTGKTLMAEALANEADAHIIKLNGLEMESKWVGETEANWRALFEEAKDNQPSILFIDEFDAVARMRDGSSTGRYDNKVVNQLLTLMSDLEKSNDKVFVVTATNKIGLLDDAIKRSGRFGDFIAVAKPTLEGCKKILGIHSSKSHIKVSPDFNQEAFAKKLFGSSVNGADISKLVFDAKQEAFERAHIFEKMEKGIFKDKDIQSLLIETSDFEKALEKFKAQQALTDGDMGRNLSKKRIGFDNAVEYEPAENLSGAKVARQ